DNA from Cydia pomonella isolate Wapato2018A chromosome 14, ilCydPomo1, whole genome shotgun sequence:
TTATAGACGACTTTAGTTTTCGGAAAATGATAAATCTTCAGAGTCTCCAGTTAAATAGTAACAACATAACAATGATTTCTAAATCAATGTTTATTGATAATGCGGCGCTTCAACAAGTAGATATATCTAATAATCAAATTCATACTATTGATCCCTTTTCTTTCAGAGGAACAAACATAACTCAATGCAATTTTAGAAATAATGCTTTAACAATGTTGAATGATAAATCCATTTTTTATGGCATTAAGGTAAAAGAACTTGATTTGAGTGTCAGCAATATTATCACGCTTGGAGAAAACATATTCATTGAGTTGCACCCCGAGCTACTGAAGCttaatttaagttttgattGTATTACACATATTCATGAAAATTCATTCCGATATTTGGCATTGTTGACTGAGTTAGACTTATCTAACAACAAATTGCTAGATTTAGATTTTGACATGAgtgatttaaaaagtttgacATCTTTTAACGtagaaaataatcaaataaGGGAAATAACCAAGACTTCGTTTCGACGCCTGAAATCTTTGTTCAAAGTGAATCTTTCGAAAAACTCTATAGAAGAGATCGAAATATTTTCGTTTCATGATCTCGAAGCAGTGCGAGTGTTAGACTTAAGTAACAACAGTCTCCCGGGAGTTATAGCTCCTTACACATTTCAAGGATTGTCTCTTACATTCGAACTTCGTCTCATGCATTCTAAGCTCACTTCTTTGCAAGATGCAGCATTTTTCGGCATGACAGCTCTTACCGTTTTAAACGCGTCTTATGGCGATGTCAAGGTTTTAGAATATAATGTTTTCAACGGAACTAATATTTGGACTCTAGATTTATCTCATAATTGtttagaaatgtttaaagttaATAATAGTTATCTAAAATACATGGCTGTAATATACCTTAACGACAATAAGATTGAAAACGTATCAAACGATACGTTCCATGGGTTAAccaatttattgaaaataaatttagatGACAACTATATTTTGCAAATCACTGTAGGTGCGTTCAGTAGTTTACACAAATTGTCATCTTTACATATTTCTTCAAATCCAGATATGATATTAGATGCTTCGGTGTTTTCAAATATGGCATTGAGAGACGTAAACCTCCAAAATATCTGGAAACCATTTAGTTTTAGTAATGCAAGAAATGTCTCAATGCAAAAGTTAGATTTGTCTTTCAGTAATATAACCAAAGCTAACTCCATTATgatctataaaattaaaaatatagaaaCCTTGTTGCTTACCTCGAATCATATACGTTATGTAGACAGATATTCATTTCAGAATTTGAGTTCTTTGACTTTTCTAGACTTAAGTAATAATATGATATCAACAATTCAAGCAGGATCTTTTACTGGAACACGTGCACTCTCTATATTAAATTTGTGCAACAACAATTTGGTATCTCTAATTTTCGGCGTTTTTGATGGACTACCTGCTTTACAAGTACTGAATCTAACCAGCAACGCATTAAAAAGTTTTCAAGGTAGATTATTTCACAATAGTCACAAATTATCAATCATATCCCTTGATGATAACATGATAGAAGATATTGATTTTCATGAAGTCAAAGAGGCGGCAATCCGAAAAATTACTATTGGCGGAAACTTGATACCTTGTGATTGTCTTgtgaaagcaaaaaaatataactttgatGGCGTCACAGTCACTTCTGAGAAATTAAACTTTCACGTTGAAAATGTTGATGGAATTTCATGCAAAGGATCGCAAATGGATTCAAAAACAGATTATCAGCAATTTGACAGCggaaatataaaagaaatagtaaaaaatcacacacacacagaaGAGGGACAGTTTTTAGGAATgacgaatttaaaaaatattaattatcaaCTAGATGCTTTAAAATCTGCGATTTATTTCGAAGCTTCGTGCTTACTGATTATAGTATGTTTGTTACTTGGGATAGTTTCTTTTGTTTACGTGAAGTTTCGAAGCAAATTGATCAAAACATATAATTTAAGCAGTCGAAGGCGTTTGACAGAGAGTACAGTTGAAATGGAGTTGTAAATATACAAATGATTAGTAAAACGATTTTGAAACTTGTCAGTTTGCATTGCTTTTAGTATAAATGTCTTAatgtcatataaatataaataaactaagaaATCCCCGTCAGaactaaaaatcattacatTATAGGACGGGGTCCATTCTAGAATATCATGTATATCatcttataaactgaaataaatgtcatatactaacggcccgattcgaagaatgaaatacgataacgataagttctggtttagataagttctcatttagatatcgcttgtatgtcgtataattgacagaagcagcgcaattcgggcaaccaatatcactttgacgttagaaatatcgtagatagatcttattgggatcacagcgtaatcgaaataaacgtcaattatgacatatcgttcagatctagagcagtgcccaactggggaagtacctccaccttacagaaaaaagcagccaaataacattagaccctactcatagtgttgtgttcttgccggtgagtaaggttgccagagctcaacgagagggggcggatctagggtcggcaacgcgcatgtaactcctctggagttgcaggcgtacataggctacggagactgcttaccatcaggcgggccgtatgcttgtttgccaccgacgtagtataaaaaaaaagttatcgatcttttaaagatctttccaagacctaaacgtgtcttaatcattcttcgaatcgggccgtaagaaaATGTAACTAAGGCCCCCAGTGGCCCAGGCCGGATttgaaccagcgtcctctgttATCGCGCCAAGTACTTGAGCCATTCGGCTACCGGGGTCACAGTGGCATAATatgtcgaatttttccaagtatatgcattttttACTGACGGCTTATGGCGCCCCCTGGCTATCCCTGAGGTAAGGTAGGGTATGTAAGGTAAGGTATATATTATCGTCTTACGCGTATCGTAATGTTTCTTATCTTCACAAATAAAAACCTATTAACTATTTCAAAAGTTTTATTTCACACGCATTTCTATTCTTTAGTTTGTGCTTGACAGGTGGTATCATGGGGTATGGTGTGGAGTATCCCAATACGTGTTGGCTGTATAAGTAGTCGTAGGAGTGGTACGAGTAGTAGTAGGAGTTGTAGTAGTGCTTGTGTGCCATTGACAAGAATTATCGATCTTACTGCAATCAAAGTACGCAAGAGCTCTCGATTCCAAAGCATCAGTACTTGTGTTATTGTTACAATCGAACGGCTTGACACATCCTCTTGGTTTGTCATCGCCGAAGATAGTGCATATTTTCTTGAGATAATGTTCGTCGGGAACCTGAAAGAAGGCATAAATTGactcaaaggttgactggtacaGAATTTATTATGGCATTAAGTTTGCCTTTTGTACATTGTGTTTTCCTATgcgcaataaaaattaaataaacaaataaaagtcGATGAAGGGAGCTATGTTCGATTTCCTGAGAAATTCAATTGAGACGAGACTTGGCAGGCTCAGTGAGCTGCAAAACTGCATTGTCAAATTGTGAATTAATTCATTCTTAAAGTGACCAAAAAAGTTTGTAGCTGCCCAGTAGCGGCAAGGGTACAAAAGTCATATTTTCGTTATGACTTTGAACTGAAGGatccccggctcgtaccaatgagtttttcagaacgtatgtacaaaatatcatttgatatttaccagtcgcttttcggtgaaggaaaacatcgtgagtaaACAGGACTAATCCCAATGAGGCGTAGTTTACCCTCAGGGTTGGAAAGTCAAATGACAgacgctttcataaaaactagttcctacgccgcttggcaactaatcccaagaattgtcttgggattagttgccaagcggaccacAAAACCAgcaaaaatgccaggacaacgggATGAAGATGATGagcaaataatgaaaataatcatAAGGACCTCCGAAACAGTAATCCTGGGTCCCAGCTCAATGATAGGTGATACGTCTATGTTCAGCTGCGAATGCTTGAAGGCAGCCAAGCCCGCCATATTGCCTCGCTCCAGAACGCATTGCCTAAACTTTTTAGGATCAATGCCGCTTCTGCAGAGACAGATCTCGCTTCTGGTGCCTGTGGGAATTAACAACATTTTTAAGTACCATAACATTTCGACTTATGTAACTCTTTCGTAGcacagaaaaaaattatacgtgCTATCTAGCCCCATACAAGACATGCAAACCATCTTTCAAAAGACTTAAGATCTTACCGCTGCCATGtttatacaatttagaaatCTGCATGTTTGTAATAaggcatatgtatttatttacaacagctGAATGCTCCTTTACCAGAAATCAACGGGATCCTGGAAGGTTGATACATAATTGTGTTCCCATGACAGCATTATATTCCAATCACTTACATATGTTTATGTCACATTATGTTTTGTTACGTGcatgaaactttttaacaagttaccAAAATCTATGAGAGAACTGCCTGTAGGTACATAgatttagaaacaaattaatgaAGCTATTGTCTGATAAAAGCTATTACagtgtaaaaaaaatcctcTTTGAAGATATACAGCCAGATTTGtagtagttttaaaatttttgcttgctagtacaacctgtttagtacaaatagcagaataagcaaccaattgtcacttaccacctaagacactttttgtacctacttattatttgcaaataaatacatacatacatgttaCTACGGGAGATACTAACAAAATGAAACATCTCGAGACGCgacttatacctacttaaactgACTTATCATTTATGGTCATTTTGTAGTACCGCTTGGAAAAGATACTATTGTTGCATtgtctgatccgctacttttgatgctaactgtattattaattattcgGCGGTCGGAATGTCTGTACAGTCAACTTGAGGGATAGTTGACcctatagagatagtttgattGTGCATAGGTGGCAGATTGTTAAGCGGATATTTCCAACAATACAGTACACTGTGAGACAATCTGTTTCAAATACCTTCAGCCTCGCATTTCAAGAACTCCGCCTGCAAATAGGTATTGGATCTGAGCTGGTTCAGCGCGCACATCTGCGGCACCGAGTACCTGCCGCTCCCCAACAGGTGGTAGTCCACGGAGATGTCCCCGCCGATGTTGTCCACGATCCATGGGAATGTCCGCGTGAAGAACTTTGTGTCATTATATACATCTCCGTAAACGGTGATGACGTACGTCGCTTTAGCTAAGGAGGGCAACGTGAAGAGTATTAAAAGATACATATTGTATTATAGTTACTGCGTAATTTATGTGTATCCTTGTTATATAGACAATTTACACGTGTTGTTTTACGACCAGCGATATTTTTGTGGTCCTATTACTCTATATAACTGCACTTAGACTGCACTATAAATGCAGAGAAATTGCAGTGTtgagcaaagtaggcacattttggagcattccacgggctgtcccgtTCGGACCATTTTATTTCTTGTGTTGCGACTTTTTTTCGGCGTTTAAGGCAGGCGATTATTTatctgtgcatatttttgactaTTAGTCACAGAAAACGAAACTTGTCAATCATcagaaaattcgcgtttgtaCGAGACAACGTTAGataatttcatggaatgctccttTTACGGTACTAAACTGCATTTAAGTTCATCGTTCAATTTAACGTTGCCACACGTTCAATTCAATCAATTCTCTATGATCTGTTTAGTGCTTCTGTGAGAATTCCGGGATTAGGTCCAATTGGGGCCTATTCCGTCTATCGGGGCCATCGGGGTTTGAGGGGCAGTATGTAAATGATGACTCTCACCGGCTCCCGTCAAATACTGAGCGTTCCGTCACGTAACGATAGTGATGGGATAATGATACATGTCGATATTTTATATTGAAGGATACACTTAACCTCTCGTCTATAGGTCGTCGTCGTCGTATATAGATAATACGGATCCtgataaaatcattattatcatcataaaatcatatttaatgtcattaacgGGTGTAACGCgattaaatttctttattttaccttttattcgaCGTTCCATCTTCATTGACGTCTCCATTGACATTTTACTGGGACGTCAGTCTTCCGTGACCAACCTGGCTGAAATGTCggattaaatgtaaaatatgtaattaaatttaatcgCGTTACACCcgttaatgacattaaatatcATTAGTCAACTTTCGACAACAATTTTTTCCGCTCTGTACGGCTTGAACCCTTGATTTTTACCACTACACTTCGAAAGTTTAAAAgcatattatttactttttttacaatacttaTGCGTCTATAGATATGAGCACagatggcctaccgcgaaaaacgaaaatataaattttgctATCGGCTTCTTTATCGCATGCACGAATTtggaagagcgatagagaggcagccAACGAATTTTCGGTTTTCGTATTTCGCGGTTAGGCCCTTAGGTGTCCTGTGCATTTGCAATGCTTTCATTGAACACCAGACATCCCTACATAAAACAGACAGAAGGTAGTATTTTTTAAGGGGCCAACTAATATAACTATATGAGTTATGATTAAGAATCCTGTGTTGTGTGCTTTATAGTATTAAACATGTTCCATTGTTTGAAACTCTGGatcataacaaatattttaatttccatTATTTTAACTAGAGAAACAAAGGCCATCACTATTATCGACGTAGTTAATCGGCGAGTGCACTGCACGCATTTCGGCACTTTGTCACCAACGTACggacaaattaaatttatgtataGACATTTTTCAGCCGGTCACCTGCTGGGTGTACAAAAATTGCCTTTTTGGATACAGGTTAAAGTGCCTGTACTGGATGATTTTGGGATCGTGATCCCGAAtctcaatatttattaaaattgctaTACTGACCAAGTTTAGGTAGGGTAATCCTTGGTAtgggtacaatgcctcaaaggcctattttagatattagCTAGGTATAGTAATCatatgtatatatccattatgtatatttttattgtaaataaaggcAAGGCTAGATTAGGTCGATATTTAAAaccattaaataaaatcaaaaaaattaacCAAATTTGTTTCAACCTGCCTTTTGTACAATAAGACTTCAAATCTAAGGTTACACGTTATTAACATAAAACGCAAAagaaatttacttcattaacCGACTTCATTTTAACAAGAATTTTCAAGTACAGACATAAACAACaagtaaatatgtaacaatataaaaaagaatGTCTATAAATAGTTGTAAAGGTTAGCTTTCACGTATCCATAgtatatataaatgtattaaCCTCGGCCATTAAGTGGCAATCATTAAGTTTGGGATTAATTTCTTAGCTCTTAAGGTGCTCTCCTGGGACCTATAATAACAGTAGTATTTCCATCGTAATATTAACAGCTATACccaaataaactataaataccTGGTCTTGCCTGGCTGATGTAAATATCTCATTCATACGGATAGGTACTACAAGTTTCTTTGTTAGAATGGGGAGACATGTACTCTACTATTTAAAcaataaacctaaataaatgtCACACAcgaacgaaaaaaaaagaaaaagggtTCGCCAGGAAATTGTCATATGGTTGGTGGTTGGTTGGTTGAAAATATCCACCCATGCCACTGGAGGCCACTGgacactggaggccttggtcattATTCATTAAACTGGGGAGAACAAATTATTCatttaagtttatatataaaaggTTATTAGGAAATATCACCGAAATCCCTGTATTCAGCTGCATCGTGTTTGTCCTGTCGCCTGTCTTGTCTCTTCTGTTCCCATGCTCTCGGATATTCGAGATACCTATTGATGCCTATTTTCTAGTAAAAACCAGCCGCGATGAAATTTTAGGCTGTTTTAcagttttaggtattttattaatgttttgaaTATCCGAGAACAAAATACACAATATAACTTAAATCTGTGTATGACCTAATCAGCTTACGGAGCCTATATGTGACATcccacgggtaaaggtaccttatgacGGTTGGCGTTTATGCTATTATTAACGCCGCTCCAATACTATTGTGGTGGCTCGTGACATAAACGCCagccgccataaggtaccttttcccGTAGAACGACACATATTTTAGTGCATAAAATTTAATGTGAGGTTATTTCAAAAGCCAGTTCTACGTTTATTATGCATTAATTAATACAGCACAGCGATGGACAATAATAATGAGTTTAGCGCTTTATGCGTTCATTTGACTTAATTTGACGAATCAACTTGTAATATTAATGtggataatttttttatgtgagtTAGCGTTACCTTGTGGACATCCTGAGATAGAAGCCTTGAGCGTATGCcataaattctattttttttttgctggtATGCTATCTTATTGGGATCTTTGAAATTGAATTGTTAAAAGGTGCCTAATGCCTAAGTATAAGCTTCCTAAAAGCTATATGacgaaaatctaaataaaattgaCCCAAATCGTTACAACAGGAAAACTCTTTTTCAACCCATATATGCAATTTATCTACCAGTGACCGCTACACCTTAAAAGAACACGCGTAACGTCGTATAAAAACGTCAGCAAAACACTTCCTAAACATTAACTCACAATGTATCTAATATACTTCATTTTGCCCGCTTTAGCTAAAGCGATTTACGTCATCACCGTTTACGGAGACGTGTATAAAGACACGGACTTTTTCACGCGAACGTATCCATGGATCGTGGACAACATCGGCGGGGACATCTCCGTAGACTACCACCTGCTGGGGAGCGGCAGGTACTCGGTGCCGCAGATGTGCGCGCTGGGACAGCTCAGGTCCAATACCTATCTGCAGGCGGAATTTTTGAAATGCGAGGCTAAAGGTAGGTTGTTGGAAAGTGCGCTCAAGGACGGTTTGTTTTGGTCGGGCAAAGGAGATGCCCTTGATCTCCACAATTCCGGTTGTTGTGCTTTTTCCGTccagttactgatgaaggtaagtcgtcccgccatctctatCTAGGCCTGCCACGTCCACAGCGTCCACTTGGTGATTATACTAGCCTACCTATCCAtatgcatgcggcagacgtgaccGGCCTAATTCTTCAGCCTGAAGTcgacatttgtttattttaatatatatgaaGTTCCATACGAAGTGAAGCGTTTTCATGCTCTTACGTCGAGAAGTAAATGCTATGACACGTTGAATCGTCGATAACCAATCCGTAGACAGATTACGGAATCCTGAATAGCGATGAAACGCTGAACTAAATCAACAGTTAAATTGCTCTTTGTGTCATATTGAGTAGAATTATACAGGCAACTTTAAGCGTATTATCTTCTTCCGCAGGTACGAAAAGCGAGATCTGCCTCTGCAGAAGCGGCATCGACCCTCAAAAGTTCAGGCAATGCGTTCTGGAGCGAGGCAACATGGCGGGCTTGGCTGCCTTCAAGCATTCCCAGCTCGACTTAGACACGACACCGATTATCGAGCTAGGACCCAGAATCACCGTGTCTCAGGttattattatagtaaaatacaatatataagcTTATAAAAGACTAATGCTTGATAAAATCGAAGTCCCAATGTGTAAACAAGCCCCAATGTGAAGAGCATTGACACTTATCCCACAGTCACACATACCCTTGACTTTATGTAACAGTTAAGTATGATAAGGGCatgtttcacaatatccaagtaaagccccgaataagctacttgccacttatttgACGAATAAGTTGTTTGCAAGGGGGGagagttatctctgcagcttaccgtacttaatgaatgaattaaattaaatgactgaaagaaattaatttattcgAGTATAAGTCATTTCCATATAGATTTAAAACATAagaatttcatttatttccttgCTTTGTgtgtacagtaggtcttattaataatttatgtgTTTTGTAGAATGGTGATGaatatagatataaatatttcgtGTTATTATGTAACTGCAATTCTTTATTCTAGGTGCCCGACGAACATTACCTAAAGAAAATATGCACCATATTCGGCGACGACAAACCCAGAGGATGCGTAAAACCATTCGGGTGCGACAACAG
Protein-coding regions in this window:
- the LOC133524839 gene encoding protein artichoke-like; the protein is MDNAKLILATLFLLTAQSVTGDCNFTKEMETPEECIGFYECSETVGDLTEVVKDWDCVRVEQRLYCDNNGHICQYMNRPLDNYWLKIKVVNTSDNIDDIHRNIYGLSQHILTMTLKNGNTTFIPNELYNLPKLSSLDISHNKINSINLLLSLKMENLIIFNASFNIISELEKVSFESYKTGSNITIIDLSHNAITIIPDNYFSKFSNLLHLNISYNNINSFTVLTFEGLTQLETLYLSYNNIKTVDINLARFSNLKELTLDNNDLSSLEENNFKMLSNLIKLNLSFNKIFFIDDFSFRKMINLQSLQLNSNNITMISKSMFIDNAALQQVDISNNQIHTIDPFSFRGTNITQCNFRNNALTMLNDKSIFYGIKVKELDLSVSNIITLGENIFIELHPELLKLNLSFDCITHIHENSFRYLALLTELDLSNNKLLDLDFDMSDLKSLTSFNVENNQIREITKTSFRRLKSLFKVNLSKNSIEEIEIFSFHDLEAVRVLDLSNNSLPGVIAPYTFQGLSLTFELRLMHSKLTSLQDAAFFGMTALTVLNASYGDVKVLEYNVFNGTNIWTLDLSHNCLEMFKVNNSYLKYMAVIYLNDNKIENVSNDTFHGLTNLLKINLDDNYILQITVGAFSSLHKLSSLHISSNPDMILDASVFSNMALRDVNLQNIWKPFSFSNARNVSMQKLDLSFSNITKANSIMIYKIKNIETLLLTSNHIRYVDRYSFQNLSSLTFLDLSNNMISTIQAGSFTGTRALSILNLCNNNLVSLIFGVFDGLPALQVLNLTSNALKSFQGRLFHNSHKLSIISLDDNMIEDIDFHEVKEAAIRKITIGGNLIPCDCLVKAKKYNFDGVTVTSEKLNFHVENVDGISCKGSQMDSKTDYQQFDSGNIKEIVKNHTHTEEGQFLGMTNLKNINYQLDALKSAIYFEASCLLIIVCLLLGIVSFVYVKFRSKLIKTYNLSSRRRLTESTVEMEL
- the LOC133524840 gene encoding uncharacterized protein LOC133524840, giving the protein MYLLILFTLPSLAKATYVITVYGDVYNDTKFFTRTFPWIVDNIGGDISVDYHLLGSGRYSVPQMCALNQLRSNTYLQAEFLKCEAEGTRSEICLCRSGIDPKKFRQCVLERGNMAGLAAFKHSQLNIDVSPIIELGPRITVSEVPDEHYLKKICTIFGDDKPRGCVKPFDCNNNTSTDALESRALAYFDCSKIDNSCQWHTSTTTTPTTTRTTPTTTYTANTYWDTPHHTP
- the LOC133524841 gene encoding uncharacterized protein LOC133524841, translating into MYLIYFILPALAKAIYVITVYGDVYKDTDFFTRTYPWIVDNIGGDISVDYHLLGSGRYSVPQMCALGQLRSNTYLQAEFLKCEAKGTKSEICLCRSGIDPQKFRQCVLERGNMAGLAAFKHSQLDLDTTPIIELGPRITVSQVPDEHYLKKICTIFGDDKPRGCVKPFGCDNSTQFLETRALAYFDCNKMDEYICTLNNVAVPICN